DNA sequence from the Hippopotamus amphibius kiboko isolate mHipAmp2 chromosome 1, mHipAmp2.hap2, whole genome shotgun sequence genome:
AGATCTCCAAACTTCATAATTTTCACCTGGAAATCATTATGTATGAAATTATCTTACTCTTCCCACTAAGAAGTGGGCTTGGGAATTGTTTTTTacaaaagagagattttttttctattaaaattattttaccttttgaGTTTCATATTTCAAGAATATTTCTTGTTGCTGGAATGTTACTCATTaggattttaacttttaaaaattctcttattATAGCTGTTTGAATTGTGAAACTTTGCTCCTGTGAGAAACCAATTTTAGTACTCAATGTCTGATTGCAGAACTCATCACCTCcagggtttatttttctcttttccacatcAGAAGAGTAACTCTTTCTCTGCATTTGGTTGAATATACAGCTGTTCCCAAAGGGGCTCCCTAATTTATTCACCCTTTCTGAATTCACATGTAATCTTCTAATCAGCATCTTAAGACACTTTTTAcccttctttaatttttcactgATTTTATATGATGAGCGTAACTCTCTTGACAGCAGCATGCACACTGTAAtctcaaaatgtatttttgagtCAACGGATTTAAAGCATAATTTGATTTCATAGTTGGTGAACGTGGCTCAATGAACTTCAGGTGTATAGTTAGTGGATCTTGGGCCATATTTATAATCTTGTTGAAATTCaagtaaggaaacagagaaactgaTTTGCTACCTCCTACATCTTCTCATACAGGCTCACCAGAATACTATCTAACAAATGTAGTCAACTTTTGGAACAGTACCAATAAGTATCTACATACCGCTCAAACTCTGTAGTCTGGTGGAGTGGCTAGGTACCTTCAGTTGCTTACTTGAAATCATCACTTTACTCAGAATGTTTCCTCAAAGCACCTGTGGCCAGGTACGCTCTCAGCTGTTTTCAGCCAGGCTTCCACTAAAAAATTAAGCCCTAATGCCGGCAGACCTCCATCTTATGTCATGAATTAACTTTTCTCCAATGTATCTAGACTAGTACAAGTTATATACCACTGTTGGGAGAACTGAGATATAGTCACTTGAATAATTTTGTTAATTCTGTGGTTCAAATAAGGAGCCCTGGTTGAGAAAGCCTGGATGGTGGTACTGATGTGTTTATAGGTTTATTCTCTGTATGAGTCaatgaagaaggagaaaggcTAGCCTATCCTAAGACTCCATGACATGACATGGACAGGGCCTGTCATTATACATGTGCTGTCTAACGTATACTAAAACTGTTCTTTAGGATAAGTAGATACAAGAAAAATGAAGCCAAGAGAGTTGAGTAAGTTGTAGTGGAAGCTGGATATGAACTCAGTTCTGCCTCTGGAGCCCATTTCTACCTCTTTCCACCATGTCACACTGCTACCATTGGCACTTCTGGCCTTAGCTGCTTCATAAAAAGTTCTAGGtattaaagaattttaagcaggCAAGTTAAGCAAAagtattccttttcattttacagacaggatTCTGAAGGCGATATGGAGAATGGCTTAGCAGAGAGACACACTGGAAGCATTCTACTATGAGATTAGCTAATAAGGTTATTGCAATGGTTCTGAATGAGGAAcgtggcagggaggaggggagagatgaCACAGGAGTTATTTAGGCAGTGAATGACTAGTTGCGAAGTGACCAAAGGTGTGGggagaaagcaaaaaggaaattacaaatgACAACAAGATAACCAACACTCCTTAAATAACTCAGAAATACACATCTTACTGATGGTAGGTCAGTGGCATTTATCTTCATATATGAAAGGCAGAATAACAGTCACTTCTTTGTATCAAAAATTCTATTCTTAGgaaaaagtgggaaaagaaagTTACGTAAAATTAATCTACCAGGAAGTGAAGTTTAAGAACAAGAGAAATATAAAGATGTGAACTGATAGCCATAATTATTCTGACTGGGACAATTatggaaattcaaatttaattcgTGACAAGAGCTGGGTTCTAAACTAGCCAGAGATATGAAATAATTATCAGACTAAAAGTAATCAGGCTGTTCTCCTCAAAAGGAGATTCTAGGTAATTCTGAGAAGGTCACATCCGGGGGCAGAGTACACCTCTTTCCTGGCTGCCTTCTGCTGCATCAGTTATGGTCCCTGTGGCTGCTGGGCTCTCTTATCTGAGTGACTGTCTCTCCTTTCTGCCTGTTGCTGGCAGTCACATGTGCCACTGTCCTCCATGGGGCTTCCTGCCCTTGAGGCTCCACTTAGTACCCACTGCAGTCTGGCCTACTCTCAGCGATTACTTTTATCATCTTAATTACTTGTCATAAGGCTACAAATATAAACGCAGTTGGGAGTATAAACTGAAGATGGTgtgtattaatattttcaaagaagaccTAGGCATGTAAGACTAACGTGGAAATATCTAATTAATATACCTTTCAAttctcttcttattttcctccattttttgATTTGCTATCTTTAACAGGAAGTCGATATATTCCTCTGTCACCATCAGTTTTCCTTTATGGCTTAATGGAACTTCTAAGCCATGTGTGCTCCGGACAGCCTGCAAGGAACAATTTAGATATGATGACTTACATACTAGAGAAACGGAAGACGACTGAAGAAAAGTCCCAGTCAGGGCTGTGTTTATATATAGCTTAGCTCCATTATAGCATTTAAGTTTGTGCTTTGATATAACTTAGTTACATACAGTTGAATCAAAAGGagactaaaatatattttcccatcgTATAAAGTCATTTGTAAAGAAAGTCATTTTATACATTGTCTTTCAGAGAAGCAGATATTATCAAGGGATCCAAAGAACTTAACAGTTTCCCTCTCACTAAAGCTAACAAAGCTTTAATAcactatttaaagaaaagaaataaatgaaacctcAACAGAAGCTTCGAGGGAAAATCTAAATGGACTGGATGCTAAAGGACCTCTTAGCACTGCTTGAGCATGACTTTTCTACCTCACAAAGTGGCTGCTTTCTCGATGCTTTAGGGTTGCCAATCTTAGTAACCCTGTTGATGAAACAGTCAACATGCTCCAAGTAAATCCAAACACTGCATATAGgttaagaaacaacaaaaactatCATAAAGCATAAAAAATTCACTCAACGAGCCTTTACTAAGCATCTGCAATGTTCTAGGCCTCATGTAAGGTATGAAGGTACAGGATGAATAtaacatggtccctgcccttaaGAGAGCTAACACTTctgaacagaaaacaaacaagtgaacaGAGAATCACAATACAACACGGTGCTGTGACAGAAGAAacacatatgtgtacatgtgcacGCATGCATGTGCACATACAGACAAAATGCTATGGAAATGTAGAAATGGAACAACTAACTGAAACAGATCATGGTTTTATAGGagaggtggcatttgagttgGAATTTTAAAGGATAAGTGTAATttcaccaaatgtaaaatgggagAAGGGGAGCATTCCAGCCAGAGGAATAACTTGTCTATAGTTATGGGAACATGAAAAGCATAATACATTCAGGAAACAACCAATAGTATTCCATCTGGCCGGAGTGGAGGTATGCTGGTGGAACATGAGCATGAATAAGGCAGATGCTAAATAGTTGATATAAGCCCTGAGAAAACACCAGGAGACCTTGAATTCTTTAAAAGGGGGATTCTGACAGTATTGGCTGGAGAGACTGAAGAAGATGGGTAGGAGGAAGACCAGTCAGGAGACCACTGTAAGACAGAGGTGAGAGATGATGAGGGCTTAAGCAGGGGCAGTGGCACAGGGCTTGGAGAGGTGGAGTCAGGAGTGAGAAATCAGAGGTAGATGTGACAGGACTTGTCACTAATTGAATATGGAAGACAAAGGAGAGAAAGGTGAAAGAGTGGCTCTGTTCTTGCTTGGGCCACCAGATGTAGTGGGGAGTGAAATGGGAACGTAAATCAGTACTGTGAGCTTTGATTTTCTATTTAGTTATGCTTTACAGATGTCTTCTTTTGTAAGCCACCTCTTTTGGGGAAATAGGCTATTAAAAATAGACAGAAATTAGGAAAGTCTAAGGAGCTAGAATGGAAGACAATCTGAAATAGTTCAAAAGCAAACAACACACACCATGTCAATCAGTAAACACAAACAGTAGCTACCACAGGAGATCAGAATAGGGCAAAATCACTAGGGGTTGGCTTGGCCAGGAAAGGACTCAGAGAGGCTATGGGACTTAAAAGGAACCTTAAAGATCTTCTAGTCCAGGGGTCGGCagactttttctgtgaagggataaacagtaaatattttcaactttgcaggccatataatatctgtcacaactactcagttTTGCCATTGTAGCACAACAGCAACCTTAGATAGTAATCAAATGGCTGTATTCGAACTGGCCCAATACATGTGGCCCCAGGGCAGCAGTTCCATGCATCCCTGATATAGCTGAGAAAGTTCAGTCCCTGATGGATCTGTGTAGAGGACTTTAGACCCCTATCTGTGATTCTTTCCACTACATCATAGTGCTGATTAAACTGGGCCTTGACTATTTAGGATGGGGAGGACAGAAAGAATCAGGTTAAAAGTAAGTGGAGGGGAATACTGTAAAATAAGACCTCAAATGTAAATCTAACAACTCTGGACTTTGCCCTGTACAGAGAAGTCAGTCACTGAAGGTTTCTGAGCAAGAGAGTGGCAAGAAGATTTGAGTAGAAGGTTATTCAATAATCTCGATTACTTCATGATTAAAGAATTGCTTTTTGCCAAAAGGTATCTTACCAACATagtctttcctctctttcccagtGTTATGCCAGAGTTCCTGAAACCAGAATCTATTGCCACTGAatgctgtaagaaaataaatttgtgaaatTCAGACCATGTGGTTAATCAGATAAACACTTTAGCTCTACAAACTGCAGAAACAGATATAACCCCAAAtctataattaaataaaacactAGTTCATTAAACTAGCATTGCATTAATTCTGgtagaaaatttaaagtttaaaaataaatctactccCATACCTATAAATTCAAGCATAATCACAAAATTTTACCAGAATCTGTGCATCCTGCAACTGTCGACACTGCACATGAAGAACAAGTGGTTCAAATTTCAAAATGGCATCGCCATTCGCCTTCTTTAGGGCtacaatctaaataaatggaaaatgttagGATCAGACACAAATACATGATCCTGTTCTTGGGTGACCCTTCATCCTATGTAACATCAGTTTTTCCAAGGAACTTTCAGACTCATCCTGCATCCTTCCACAGTAACTTTTCACTCTGCTTTCTTGGTCCTCTTTCTCCAAAACTTATTAATCTGCTTATTCTTTTAAGAGACCTGATTTTTAATTCTTCCATAAACCTTTTGTGTCATTCTTTCCAAACATACCTCAAAAATGTAAACTACTATTTAATTCCATTGCAGATTTTTCATTAAGGAATATGGTATATAAAGACTAGAAGGTACTAGAAGGTCTATCTGAATGCTTCGGTTGTTAGATTGAGGTTTGAGACACATGTACTCTTATGCCTCAGCTACAATCTATACAAGGCAGTTGTTACTTCTGTTTGCTTAGTCTCCCTGCaccaccctccctccttcacatCATTTGATTCTGGTGGGACTGTCAATCATGATGCTGTTACTCATCACTCCCACTATCGTAATATCAGAGATACTACGTGCCTAGGTCTGATCAAGGATAGCATTCCATTTTACTGGCAAAAATAACTGATCTCAGCGAGAGAGCACCTAACCAGGCAGGATGACTCGGAGTCCTTTGGAAATGATACATGGATCTTAAAAAGTAAATCTTTTTCTGCTGGGGTTGCAGGCAGCTATCTTTCCTGCCACAAAGATTATCTGCAGCAGAAtaggagaaaagcaaagcaaacataCAGAGAGAACCAGTACCCAAAGGAGATGGAGAATGAGTGAGTACTTTGAAGACAACATTTAAGCACCTGAGCTAGTAATGTAAATGCCTAACACAAACTTATATGAACTTATCTAAACATTTTAATTGAGGAAACTAAATAATCCAGCACAGATAATAATCTCCCACAACTAAAAAAACCCACTGTAATGAATTCTCTTTAGGCTTTATATTCTTTCATTATAATTCTGCACATAAATCACCttgaattttgtattcttttcatatgtatttgaagtttatttctaaatttatatataaaaacttacCACATCATCTTTCACACAGGGTTTGTGTGTAACGAGTAGCCAGCAACAGTTTTGTTTCTGAACCTCAGAACCATTTATAccctaaaatgaaaaaataagttaatttaatcatataatatttaccaAATAGTAAGTATAATGTATAGCATATTTTAAGCTTTCTTAAATTAATAATCCCAAGTGGTGATTTTAAGTATTACTGCAAACAATTCGGTAGGCTTTTGGgtaaagaaatgtaaaacaaaagtgAAACCAAATTATTTGAGATAGAAAGTAATTTGTTTATTAAGGtaaaagaactcaataaatattttctgaaacatGGTCATGATTTTGCCAAGAGAAAAGGGATTATTACAAGCGGCTGTACACTAGTAGCCCCTAAATTGTATTCTAGCTGTTTTATATGattagcacattaaaaaaaattttttttaaattccttttgtaAGAAAGCACTGTTCCAATCCCACACAGGACCTACCACTTTTTACTCATACCTTTCTATATCCCTAAGTCACTATAGGCATAAATTTGTGACCTCTGGATTAGACTTTATATGTAGTCCCAAAGAGCTAGGATTGAAAGGTTCAAAtttcaagaaggaaaatattttaacaattttttgcTTATTAACTGGAAAAATGTTGATTTGTCAAGTTCTGTTAGATACTTTGGATATAAACAGATCCTTCCCTAAGGAAGGAGGTTGTAGGAAACCATGTGCACTTTTAAGTCACTATACTTCTACAAAGTAACTTTTATACAGTGGCTATACAGGAGACTTTGCTCTCTGGCTTTGGAAAGGGGAAGAGCTGTACTTGTCCTAATAACTGATTTGTTTTCATTGAATGACCTCAGTGTCTTATGTTTCTGATCTTATGCTGGCTGCTCTAAAACTTACAGCCAAATTTGTGGCCCACCTCTAGCAAATTTACCGTCTAGTGGTATATTTTCAGAACTAATGCCACCTCTGCTTCATCTTATCTATACTCCCTTTATCCAGATTTTctcaccttttatttttctttttgtattgccTATTTGTAAGTTGACCCAAATTCTTCCAGAGAtaaggcaaaatgaaaataaatacaaggtATAAGgtaatacataaaatgaaaagaggTTCAGAAAAAGTCCTAAGGCAGTTCAGAAGAAATAGTCATTGCTTCCAAATGGATGTGTTCAGGTAGAAAAGGGGAGTTTGGGGAGGTATGTTTCAGATATGCAGAGATGGGGAaaacatttcaggaaaaataaacatgagcAAAGGCAAAAGCAGATAAatataagaggaaaaagagaatagTTCAGTTTCAGTAAACAGATTAAGATGAAGAGTCACAGTGGAAAATAGAACTGGAAGGTATACTAGAGTATTTCAGCATAGACGAGTGACATGAAGAGTTGTGCTTTAGCAAGGGGAATCTGTTAACAGTGTGTAACATGATTTGGGGTAGAGAGACTGGTAGTTTAGTGACCTCTTAGGCAATCACTGCATAAATCCAGGTAAGATAGGGGAGGAGaaatgggggaagagagagacagcaaGCCAAGCAAGAGTGTCAGTGCTCAGGAGGCAATGGAGGCGATATAAGAATGAACAGGCCCTGCTAACCTGGGAGACGAGCAAATGATCTGTCTGCCAGTGAGGGAGCTAAAGAATGAGTTTATGAGTGTGCTGTCTTTCATGCTCTGAATTCAATCCTAATGTTACAATGAACACATAGCTAACTTTCATAGTGCACCTaatatgccaggcacagtgctaaagGTTTCAAATAAATTATCCCACTTCCTCTACATAAAATCCCTATGAAGTGGATGCTCTTTATTATCCTTAGTTCATGGAACAAGAAGGGGATACGTTTAGATAACTTCCATAAAGTCACATAGCCAATAATACCTCAAACTGGTTTAGAATCTAAGCAGTATTACTCCAAAGCCTGAGGAACTGACCACTATCTCAGACTGCCGATGTACTTTCTCGGGTAATGACGGAGTGAACCACTAGGGGGCAGTGAACTCCTTAACCATGGCGACCTTCAATCAGGTGGTTAACAATGATTTGGTAGAGCGGTTGACGAGAAGACAGCCGCCTCGCCAGGCTGGAAAGTCATTAAATTCActtagccttaaaaaaataaaattcccttagtattaaaagaataaaattctctaACCCTTGCAACTCAAGTTCATTCCCAGGCCAGTAGTGTCAGCATCACtggaaggggggcgggggggagcttgttagaaatgcagattagacctacagaatcagaatctgtattttaaaatatctccaaGTGATTAACAGACATTAACATCTGAGAAGCATTGGTTTAAGCCGCCCTCTCAGTTTCGTTGATAAGGAAACCGAGACCACCGGTCAGAAGAACACACACAGACAAGCTGGGCTGGGGTGTTGCATTGGGCGGGCACGGGGCTCCTGGTGCTGCGCACCGCAGGGCAGGCGCTGGAAGGGCACAGAGGGTCCTCACCCCGTCTAGGAGGACGATGCGGCCAGCGCAGGAACTGGTGGTGAAAAACTGTTCTCGCCCATTTAGGAGCTGCACCAGCTCTACCACATCCTCGTCCACACTGCCTTTCCGGCTGAGGTCCGCTTTGCTCAGACACTGCGCCTTCCATCTTCTGAATTCCGCGCTACGATCCATGCGATGACGGGGTTAGGGTCTACACTTTCACATCA
Encoded proteins:
- the TYW3 gene encoding tRNA wybutosine-synthesizing protein 3 homolog translates to MDRSAEFRRWKAQCLSKADLSRKGSVDEDVVELVQLLNGREQFFTTSSCAGRIVLLDGGINGSEVQKQNCCWLLVTHKPCVKDDVIVALKKANGDAILKFEPLVLHVQCRQLQDAQILHSVAIDSGFRNSGITLGKRGKTMLAVRSTHGLEVPLSHKGKLMVTEEYIDFLLKIANQKMEENKKRIERFYSCLQHALEKETISTTSHPKGKTKEKNNSSYTRKKKRNSEKACGKCITEENDKELETDDRDDPGVSVTIFPEGY